A genomic region of Antennarius striatus isolate MH-2024 chromosome 4, ASM4005453v1, whole genome shotgun sequence contains the following coding sequences:
- the map2k1 gene encoding dual specificity mitogen-activated protein kinase kinase 1 isoform X3 translates to MQKRRKPEPIQLNPIPDGNTINGTGATETNLEALQKKLEELELDEQQRNRLEAFLTQKQKVGELKDDDFEKICELGAGNGGVVFKVSHRPSGLIMARKDGGSLDQSLKKAGKIPEQILGKVSIAVIKGLSYLREKHKIMHRDVKPSNILVNSRCEIKLCDFGVSGQLIDSMANSFVGTRSYMSPERLQGTHYSVQSDIWSMGLSLVEMAIGRFPIPPPDARELEQIFGFPVEGEAASTGSSPKPRPPRRPGSSYGSDSRPPMAIFELLDYIVNEPPPKLPGIFGSEFQDFVNKCLIKNPAERADLKQLMVSVHVKDPSLFISLLMNNFSLLQVHSFIKQSEAEQVDFAGWLCSTIGLNQPGTPTHGSAM, encoded by the exons ATGCAGAAGAGAAGGAAGCCAGAGCCGATCCAGCTCAACCCGATCCCCGATGGGAACACTATCAACGGCACCGGAGCCACAGA AACAAACTTGGAGGCACTGCAGAAGAAACTAGAGGAGCTTGAATTGGATGAACAGCAAAGGAATCGCCTGGAGGCCTTCCTGACACAGAAGCAGAAGGTGGGGGAACTGAAAGACGATGACTTTGAGAAGATCTGTGAGTTAGGCGCAGGCAATGGAGGGGTCGTCTTCAAGGTCTCCCACAGACCCTCGGGTCTGATTATGGCGAGGAAG GACGGTGGGTCCTTGGACCAGTCCTTGAAGAAGGCAGGAAAAATTCCAGAGCAGATCCTTGGAAAAGTCAGCATCGCT GTCATAAAAGGACTGTCCTACCTGAGGGAGAAGCATAAGATTATGCACAGAG ATGTCAAGCCATCCAACATCTTAGTTAACTCCCGATGTGAGATCAAGCTGTGTGACTTTGGCGTGAGCGGACAGCTTATAGACTCCATGGCAAACTCCTTCGTGGGCACTCGCTCTTACATGTCG CCAGAGCGTTTACAGGGCACCCATTACTCGGTTCAGTCAGACATCTGGAGCATGGGTCTGTCCCTGGTGGAAATGGCCATCGGGCGCTTTCCAATCCCACCGCCTGATGCGAGGGAACTGGAACAGATTTTTGGCTTTCCAGTGGAAGGGGAGGCAGCTTCTACCGGTTCTTCCCCAAAGCCACGGCCCCCTAGGCGCCCAGGCAGCT CATATGGATCTGATAGCAGACCACCGATGGCCATATTTGAGCTACTCGATTACATAGTTAATGAG CCGCCACCAAAGCTCCCTGGTATATTTGGCTCAGAATTTCAGGACTTTGTCAATAAATG TTTGATCAAAAACCCAGCAGAAAGAGCAGACTTGAAACAATTGATGGTAAGTGTGCATGTCAAGGATCCTTCACTATTCATCTCATTATTAATGAACAActtctctcttcttcaggtgCATTCCTTTATCAAACAGTCCGAAGCAGAACAGGTTGACTTTGCAGGCTGGTTGTGCAGTACTATAGGACTAAATCAGCCTGGGACACCCACCCATGGGTCAGCAATGTAA
- the map2k1 gene encoding dual specificity mitogen-activated protein kinase kinase 1 isoform X2, producing MQKRRKPEPIQLNPIPDGNTINGTGATETNLEALQKKLEELELDEQQRNRLEAFLTQKQKVGELKDDDFEKICELGAGNGGVVFKVSHRPSGLIMARKLIHLEIKPAIRNQIIRELQVLHECNSPYIVGFYGAFYSDGEISICMEHMDGGSLDQSLKKAGKIPEQILGKVSIAVIKGLSYLREKHKIMHRDVKPSNILVNSRCEIKLCDFGVSGQLIDSMANSFVGTRSYMSPERLQGTHYSVQSDIWSMGLSLVEMAIGRFPIPPPDARELEQIFGFPVEGEAASTGSSPKPRPPRRPGSSYGSDSRPPMAIFELLDYIVNEPPPKLPGIFGSEFQDFVNKCLIKNPAERADLKQLMVHSFIKQSEAEQVDFAGWLCSTIGLNQPGTPTHGSAM from the exons ATGCAGAAGAGAAGGAAGCCAGAGCCGATCCAGCTCAACCCGATCCCCGATGGGAACACTATCAACGGCACCGGAGCCACAGA AACAAACTTGGAGGCACTGCAGAAGAAACTAGAGGAGCTTGAATTGGATGAACAGCAAAGGAATCGCCTGGAGGCCTTCCTGACACAGAAGCAGAAGGTGGGGGAACTGAAAGACGATGACTTTGAGAAGATCTGTGAGTTAGGCGCAGGCAATGGAGGGGTCGTCTTCAAGGTCTCCCACAGACCCTCGGGTCTGATTATGGCGAGGAAG CTGATCCACCTAGAGATCAAACCAGCCATTAGGAACCAGATCATTAGGGAACTGCAGGTGCTGCATGAATGTAACTCTCCCTACATTGTGGGCTTTTACGGAGCTTTCTACAGTGATGGAGAAATCAGCATCTGCATGGAGCATATG GACGGTGGGTCCTTGGACCAGTCCTTGAAGAAGGCAGGAAAAATTCCAGAGCAGATCCTTGGAAAAGTCAGCATCGCT GTCATAAAAGGACTGTCCTACCTGAGGGAGAAGCATAAGATTATGCACAGAG ATGTCAAGCCATCCAACATCTTAGTTAACTCCCGATGTGAGATCAAGCTGTGTGACTTTGGCGTGAGCGGACAGCTTATAGACTCCATGGCAAACTCCTTCGTGGGCACTCGCTCTTACATGTCG CCAGAGCGTTTACAGGGCACCCATTACTCGGTTCAGTCAGACATCTGGAGCATGGGTCTGTCCCTGGTGGAAATGGCCATCGGGCGCTTTCCAATCCCACCGCCTGATGCGAGGGAACTGGAACAGATTTTTGGCTTTCCAGTGGAAGGGGAGGCAGCTTCTACCGGTTCTTCCCCAAAGCCACGGCCCCCTAGGCGCCCAGGCAGCT CATATGGATCTGATAGCAGACCACCGATGGCCATATTTGAGCTACTCGATTACATAGTTAATGAG CCGCCACCAAAGCTCCCTGGTATATTTGGCTCAGAATTTCAGGACTTTGTCAATAAATG TTTGATCAAAAACCCAGCAGAAAGAGCAGACTTGAAACAATTGATG gtgCATTCCTTTATCAAACAGTCCGAAGCAGAACAGGTTGACTTTGCAGGCTGGTTGTGCAGTACTATAGGACTAAATCAGCCTGGGACACCCACCCATGGGTCAGCAATGTAA
- the rpl4 gene encoding large ribosomal subunit protein uL4, translating to MACARPLISVYSEKGESAGKNVVMPAVFKAPIRPDVVNFVHTNMRKNNRQPYAVSELAGHQTSAESWGTGRAVARIPRVRGGGTHRSGQGAFGNMCRGGRMFAPTKTWRRWHRRINTTQKRYAICSAVAASAIPALVMSKGHRIEEIPEVPLVVEDKVEGYKKTKEAVLLLKKIKAWNDIKKVYASQRMRAGKGKMRNRRRIQRRGPCIIYNQDAGVTKAFRNIPGITLQNVNKLNLLRLAPGGHVGRFCIWTESAFRKLDELYGTWRKPASLKVGYNLPMHKMTNTDLSRILKSEEIQKALRAPDKKINRKVLKKNPLKNLRIMLKLNPYAKTARRHAILKHDPKIKAKMLKPKKKKLPKKAAAPAKPTA from the exons ATG GCCTGTGCCCGACCCTTAATCTCGGTGTATTCCGAGAAAGGAGAATCTGCAGGCAAGAATGTGGTCATGCCTGCTGTGTTCAAGGCTCCAATTCGCCCTGATGTTGTGAATTTTGTTCACACCAACATGCGCAAGAACAACCGTCAGCCTTATGCAGTCAGTGAATTggcag GTCACCAGACCAGTGCAGAGTCCTGGGGAACCGGAAGAGCTGTGGCCCGTATCCCTCGTGTGAGAGGTGGTGGTACTCACCGCTCTGGGCAGGGTGCTTTTGGAAAT ATGTGTCGTGGAGGTAGAATGTTTGCCCCCACCAAAACCTGGCGCCGCTGGCACCGCAGGATCAATACAACCCAAAAGCGCTACGCAATCTGCTCTGCCGTGGCTGCCTCTGCCATTCCTGCACTTGTGATGTCCAAAG GACACCGTATTGAGGAAATACCTGAGGTTCCACTGGTGGTTGAAGACAAAGTTGAGGGCTACAAGAAGACCAAGGAGGCCGTGCTcctgctgaaaaaaataaaagcttggaATGACATCAAGAAA GTCTACGCTTCTCAGCGCATGCGTGCTGGAAAGGGTAAGATGAGGAATCGCAGGCGCATCCAACGCAGAGGACCGTGCATTATCTACAACCAAGATGCTGGTGTCACCAAAGCCTTCAGAAATATCCCAG GCATCACTCTGCAGAATGTCAACAAACTGAACCTCCTGAGGCTTGCACCTGGAGGACATGTTGGACGCTTCTGCATCTGGACAGAAAGTGCTTTCCGCAAACTGGATGAGCTGTACGGAACCTGGCGTAAACCAGCCTCTCTGAAGGTTGGCTACAA cctGCCCATGCACAAGATGACCAACACAGACCTGAGCAGGATCTTGAAGAGCGAGGAGATCCAGAAAGCACTTCGTGCACCTGA taagAAGATCAACCGCAAAGTACTGAAGAAGAACCCTCTGAAGAACCTGAGGATAATGCTCAAGCTGAACCCTTATGCCAAGACAGCAAGACGTCATGCCATCCTCAAGCATGACCCCAAG ATCAAGGCAAAGATGCTGAAacccaagaagaagaagctacCCAAGAAGGCAGCAGCACCTGCCAAACCCACAGCATAA
- the map2k1 gene encoding dual specificity mitogen-activated protein kinase kinase 1 isoform X1 produces the protein MQKRRKPEPIQLNPIPDGNTINGTGATETNLEALQKKLEELELDEQQRNRLEAFLTQKQKVGELKDDDFEKICELGAGNGGVVFKVSHRPSGLIMARKLIHLEIKPAIRNQIIRELQVLHECNSPYIVGFYGAFYSDGEISICMEHMDGGSLDQSLKKAGKIPEQILGKVSIAVIKGLSYLREKHKIMHRDVKPSNILVNSRCEIKLCDFGVSGQLIDSMANSFVGTRSYMSPERLQGTHYSVQSDIWSMGLSLVEMAIGRFPIPPPDARELEQIFGFPVEGEAASTGSSPKPRPPRRPGSSYGSDSRPPMAIFELLDYIVNEPPPKLPGIFGSEFQDFVNKCLIKNPAERADLKQLMVSVHVKDPSLFISLLMNNFSLLQVHSFIKQSEAEQVDFAGWLCSTIGLNQPGTPTHGSAM, from the exons ATGCAGAAGAGAAGGAAGCCAGAGCCGATCCAGCTCAACCCGATCCCCGATGGGAACACTATCAACGGCACCGGAGCCACAGA AACAAACTTGGAGGCACTGCAGAAGAAACTAGAGGAGCTTGAATTGGATGAACAGCAAAGGAATCGCCTGGAGGCCTTCCTGACACAGAAGCAGAAGGTGGGGGAACTGAAAGACGATGACTTTGAGAAGATCTGTGAGTTAGGCGCAGGCAATGGAGGGGTCGTCTTCAAGGTCTCCCACAGACCCTCGGGTCTGATTATGGCGAGGAAG CTGATCCACCTAGAGATCAAACCAGCCATTAGGAACCAGATCATTAGGGAACTGCAGGTGCTGCATGAATGTAACTCTCCCTACATTGTGGGCTTTTACGGAGCTTTCTACAGTGATGGAGAAATCAGCATCTGCATGGAGCATATG GACGGTGGGTCCTTGGACCAGTCCTTGAAGAAGGCAGGAAAAATTCCAGAGCAGATCCTTGGAAAAGTCAGCATCGCT GTCATAAAAGGACTGTCCTACCTGAGGGAGAAGCATAAGATTATGCACAGAG ATGTCAAGCCATCCAACATCTTAGTTAACTCCCGATGTGAGATCAAGCTGTGTGACTTTGGCGTGAGCGGACAGCTTATAGACTCCATGGCAAACTCCTTCGTGGGCACTCGCTCTTACATGTCG CCAGAGCGTTTACAGGGCACCCATTACTCGGTTCAGTCAGACATCTGGAGCATGGGTCTGTCCCTGGTGGAAATGGCCATCGGGCGCTTTCCAATCCCACCGCCTGATGCGAGGGAACTGGAACAGATTTTTGGCTTTCCAGTGGAAGGGGAGGCAGCTTCTACCGGTTCTTCCCCAAAGCCACGGCCCCCTAGGCGCCCAGGCAGCT CATATGGATCTGATAGCAGACCACCGATGGCCATATTTGAGCTACTCGATTACATAGTTAATGAG CCGCCACCAAAGCTCCCTGGTATATTTGGCTCAGAATTTCAGGACTTTGTCAATAAATG TTTGATCAAAAACCCAGCAGAAAGAGCAGACTTGAAACAATTGATGGTAAGTGTGCATGTCAAGGATCCTTCACTATTCATCTCATTATTAATGAACAActtctctcttcttcaggtgCATTCCTTTATCAAACAGTCCGAAGCAGAACAGGTTGACTTTGCAGGCTGGTTGTGCAGTACTATAGGACTAAATCAGCCTGGGACACCCACCCATGGGTCAGCAATGTAA